TGGAACCTGTGCAGATTGAGAAAATAAATGGAATAGATGTAATTACAATACAATATCGTAGACAATTAAAACAAAATATTCCTGTAGTGGTTAAAGTTTATTTTTTTAATAATTATGACCGAATGCATATTATTACAATGTCCTATCGAGAAACGGAAGCAAAAATATGGAAACCACTATATTCCAAGATTATATTAAGTTTTGAATTTTATGATAGAAAACCAGTAGACATAAAAGTCAATAATTCCATAGCAAATGCTCAAGGCATAGATAGTTACAAAAATGCATTAACAACACTATATGGCAATGATTGGCTTCTCACTTTGATTTTATCTGTTATTCTTACCTGGGGAGTCGGGTTAACACCCCCTTTAATCGTCCGGTATTTAATTTTCCGTCGGCCACTAAGCAAAATTGCTTCAATAATATTTTGCACTATCCAGGGTTTTTGTAATTTAATTATATTTGTAAGCTTAGGTAGCGAGAGCAAAACTCACTTTGCTTTGTTTCTCATTGCTTTAGCATCATATTATATTATTCACAAGGGGTGGAATAATGTAAAAGTGTCACCCAAAAGATAATGAAAAAAGAAAGTTTTCGGACACTTATAAAAAGGGACTTTTTGAGCTAACCCGAGTTTAACGGACACTAAAAAACGGGTACAATACCCGAGGAGGTGTCCGATGGGAAAGGTAGGAAGATATCCGAAAGAGATTAAGATTGAAGCAGTTAGACTTTTTAATTTGGGCGGTAAGCCTGTTAGTGAATTAGCCATGGAGTTAGGCATAAAGCGTACTTTGCTTTATCGTTGGAAAGACCAGCTTGAGGAAAAAGGAGAAGCAGCTTTTTTAGGATCAGGCAGGCCAAAGCTAGAGCAATTGAGTGAGAATGCACGACTTAGGAGAGAACTCAAAGAAGTAACTGAAGAGCGCGATATATTAAAAAAAGCGGCAGCGTACTTTGCAAAGGACCTCAAGTAAAGTACGCTTTTATTGAAAAAAACAGCAATCAACATGGGGTCAAAAGAACATGTAATGTCCTAAAGGTCAGCACTAGTGGTTATTATGCCTGGAAAACAAGGCCACTAAGCAAAAGAAAGTTATTTGACAATCGTTTGATTGCAGAGATTAGGCAAGTTCATGTTGCTTCAAGAGAAAATTACGGTGCAATCAAAACATGGAAGGCTCTTAAGATGAACGGTATTTTCTGCGGTAAACACCGAGTTGCACGGCTTCGTAAAATCAACGGTATTGCGAGCAAACGTCGTAAACGGTTCAAAATTACAACATTATCAAAGAATACCGAGTGGATAGCGCCAAACCGATTAAATCGTTGCTTCCAAGTTACGAAACCAAACAAAGTATGGGTTGGTGATGTGACTTTTATAGCAACACGAAACGGATGGTTGTATTTGGCGATATTATTAGATTTATATTCACGTAAAGTAATCGGTTGGTCAATGTCTGTTAGAAACAACAGAGAATTAGTTCTTAACGCACTTAATATGGCTTTAAGAAACCGTAAGCTTCAATCGGAAATATTACATCATACAGATCGCGGCAGCATTTATGGTTCAGATGATTATCGAAATAAATTAATTGCATCCGGCCTTGTGCCAAGTATGAGCCGAAAAGGCGATTGTTACGATAATGCAGTAGCCGAAAGCTTTTTCAGTACATTGAAGAATGAGCTGATCTACGGACAAAGATTTATGACAAGAGATCAAGCAAGATCAGAAATATTTAAATTTATAGAGATCTTTTATAATCGACAGAGGCTACATCAAGCGTTAAACTATGTTACTCCGGAGGCGATGGAGTTAGCGGTGTCTCATAATTAATATGTCCGTTAAACTCGGGTTAGCTCATTTCCAACACCCTAAAAGGGCATATTAAGCCCGATTTTTTGTTAGCCTATAATAGCTGTTTTACCTCAAATCTCTCTCAAAACCCTGTCAAATCCTGTCATATAGAAATGTTATTGAAAACCTTAACAAAACTTAACATTCAGCTGCAGAAGTTCAGAAACATAATGGAAAATAGTAGTCATAGTAGTATGGGGGGTATTGGGAGGAGATTAAATATGATAGCGATGATTGTAAGTGTCATAGTTAGTTTTTTTGTAAGAACTTGGAAAGTAATTGTAAGCATATTTATGCTTACAAGTTTAAAGAATAAGTTCAGCAGCTTGCCCGGGACAATACGGATGATTATTACGGCAATTTTGGCTTTGGTACCTTCAGGGCTTATTGCAATCGCGGTGTATGCTAAATATACTTCTTATTTAAATAATATCGGTAGCATGCCTGGAGTTATTGAATATTTTGTAATAGCGCTGATTTCATTATTTGGGATAATAATTTTGGGGATATTTTGGTTTATTATCCATAGAATTTTAACGATGAGAGACCCTATTGCGGTTACAAAAGATGGGGTTATAATTACGGGTAGAGCGGGCAAGAAAGCTATGGGGCATTTATCTAATGCCGGGAAAACTTTTGGAAATAAAACTATAAAAGGAACGGGAAGTGGATTTAGAGGTTTAAGAGGTGCTATTAGCAAAATATCAAGAAGTACGTGGACATTTGCTAAAAAAATTGTTTGGTGGAGGAAATTAAAACAATAGACAAACCTAAATACACAACACTAATTTTCTTAAAAAATAGGCATTGTATTCCTTGCAACAACTTTTTACAATCCTTTTTCTTCCCCAAAGCAAAAACCTCTAAATTAAGCTATAATATTCTCGTATTTTTGCTATAAACTATATACTATGGACTATCAACTATATTATGCCGAGATAGCTCAGTTGGTAGAGCAGGGCATTCGTAATGCTCAGGTCGCCAGTTCGACTCTGGCTCTCGGCTCTGGAAATAAACAAATCCGAAATTTGAATATCGAAATTCGAAACAAATTCAAAATTATAATGTCCAAATTTCCCCGATAAATTAGAATAATTTCCGGGACTAAGTCCTCGGAATTTCTCTGAAATTCCAGAGGGTCAAAACTTGTTGTTTCTGTCATTTGAATTTTGGTTATTCGGTATTGTTTCGTGCTTCGGGTTTAGTGCTTCGAATTTCCGAACAAAGTGAGGATATATGTCCGCAGAAATTATAAATGTAGGTGATGAGCTTTTAAACGGGGAAACAGTAAATACAAATGCTGCTTATTTAGCCGCGAAACTTCAGGAATTTGGCATAGAACTTCACTATCAGACTACTGTCGGCGATGATTCTTTGAGGATACAAAAAAATCTTAAAAGAGCGCTTTCCCGCTCGTCCATTATAATTATTACAGGCGGACTGGGCCCAACCAAAGACGATATTACTAAAAAAGTCGTGACCGATGTTTTAGGAAAACAACTGGTATCACACGAACCCACTCTTTCCAAAATACACAATAAACTTAAAGATTTGACATCCTCAATAAGCAAGACAAACGAAAAAGTAGCACTATATCCCGAAGGAGCGCAAATTATCGATAATCCGATAGGAACCGCTCCCGGAATTA
The sequence above is drawn from the bacterium genome and encodes:
- a CDS encoding transposase; this encodes MGKVGRYPKEIKIEAVRLFNLGGKPVSELAMELGIKRTLLYRWKDQLEEKGEAAFLGSGRPKLEQLSENARLRRELKEVTEERDILKKAAAYFAKDLK
- a CDS encoding IS3 family transposase, with amino-acid sequence MKKSGSVLCKGPQVKYAFIEKNSNQHGVKRTCNVLKVSTSGYYAWKTRPLSKRKLFDNRLIAEIRQVHVASRENYGAIKTWKALKMNGIFCGKHRVARLRKINGIASKRRKRFKITTLSKNTEWIAPNRLNRCFQVTKPNKVWVGDVTFIATRNGWLYLAILLDLYSRKVIGWSMSVRNNRELVLNALNMALRNRKLQSEILHHTDRGSIYGSDDYRNKLIASGLVPSMSRKGDCYDNAVAESFFSTLKNELIYGQRFMTRDQARSEIFKFIEIFYNRQRLHQALNYVTPEAMELAVSHN